The genomic region GTTCGCCGCGGACGCCATCTTCGAGGCGCTCGACGCCCCCATCGACCTTGCGGTCGCCATCACGGAAGGCATCCCGACCCAGGACATGGCGAAGGTCAACAAGCGCCTCTCCGAGGTCGACACGCGACTCGTCGGCCCGAACTGTCCCGGCCTCATCACGCCGGGCGAGGCCAAGCTGGGCATCCTGCCAGGTAACATCTTCTCGTCGGGTAACGTCGGGCTCGTCTCCCGCTCCGGCACCCTCACCTACCAGGTCGTCTCCAACCTCACCGACCGCGGCATCGGCCAGACCACCGCCATCGGTATCGGCGGCGACCCCATCATCGGGACGGACTTCGTCGACGCCCTCGAGCTGTTCGAGAACGACCCCGACACCGAGGCCATCGTCATGTGCGGTGAGATCGGTGGCGAGGACGAGGAGGAGGCCGCGGCCTACATCGACGAGCACGTCGACACACCGGTCGCCGGCTTCATCGCGGGCCGCACCGCCCCGCCGGGCAAGCGCATGGGCCACGCTGGTGCCATCGTCTCCGGCTCTGGTACCGGCACGGCGCAGTCCAAGATCGACGCTCTCAACGACGCGGGCGTCCCGGTCGGCGACACCCCCGAGGAGGTTGCGGACCACATCGAGAGCTTCCTGTAAGCTCGCCGCTCTCGCCGTTCATTTCTTCGCGTCGCAGAACTCGAGGAGCCGTGGCTCAGAACAGCCCGCGGAGCCACGCCGAGAACCGGCCGAGGAGACCCGGGCTCGACTCGTTCGTCCCCTCGTCGCCGGGTTCCGCATCGGCCGGGGCAGAGGGCGTGTCGCCCGACCCTGTGCCCTCGTCTTCAATCGCTGGTCCGCCGAGGCTCCCCGCGAGGGGGCCGTCGGTGTTGGTCTCCTCGCTGAGGTCCGGTTCCTCGAAGTCGCCGATGTCGAGGTCCACGTCCGAGATGGACGGGCTGTCCGCCGGTTCGGAATCCGGGTCGGGAGCGTCCTCGGGGTCGCCCGGCGTATCGGTGACATCATCGACGCCAGCAGACTCGGGTGGGTTCGCAGCCGGTGCACTGGCGGGAGCGTCGGTGCTGTCACTGGAGTCGGGAGCGTCGTTGGAGGCAAGACCGTCGCTGGACTCGGTCGCCTTTGCCCCTTCAGACAGCTCGGCCGCTTCGCCAGCCTCGGCCGCCTCGCTCGACTCGGCCGCTCCGGCCGCCTCGACCACTTCGGGTTCCGCTGGTTCGTCCTCGGCGACGTCCGCCGCCGCAACCTCGTCAGTCTCGTCAGCATCGTCGTCCTCGTCCGGTTGCTTCGTCGGGCCGACCGAGGCCGCGGCCGCGGCCAGGTCGGCGACGCGTTTCTCCGCGTCCGGGTCCGGGCCCGTCTTGCTCGCTGATTCCTCGGCCGCGGGCGAGTCGTCGTCTGTCGGAGTGGCCGACGCGCCGTCGATTTCGGCGTCCGGTTCTTCCTCCGCTTCCTCGTCGAACACCTCGTCGACGCTGCCGGATACCACGGTCGTCCGGGGGTTCCCACCGACGAGCCGGTCGCCCGAACCGTCCATGCCGCCCGTGCTGCCGGCCTCGCTCCCGTCGTCCGTACTGACGGTGTGGGAGGACGGCTCTGCCGTCCCATCGTCTTCGATGGTCTCGAACACGTCGTCGACGCTCTCGCCGACGACGGTGGTCGGCTCAGCTGTCGTCTCCGACTCCTCGTTCAGCGGCCGCGAGGAACGGTGGACGCGGGGGCCAGTGCCGAACGATTCCGCGAAGGCGTCGCCCGCGAGGCCGGCGAGTTCGCCCTCGCGGTCCCCCTCGGCCACCGGTTCCGCGAAGTCCGCGGGCTGGTCAGCGGCGAGGAGCGGCCGGCGGAACACCCGGATTCGGTCGCCGTAGCGCTCGCGCAGGCTCGCCAGGTCGTCGTCCGGCAGGAGCACGAACCGCCAACGGCCGTCCTTCTCGGTCAACAGCACGAACGACAGGCCATCGAGCAGTGCCTCGACCGCATCGACCAGCGCCGGGTAGTTCCGCGGCCCGAGCGGATGGTCGGGGTAGCTGAACGTGGTGGACCGCGAGTCGCCCTCGGGGTCGGTCACCGTGAGTTCGAGCGGGTCCCCGTCCTCGACGGAGAGGCCCCAGTCGGCGCGCTCCAGCACCGCCGTGAGCGAGGTGCGGTGGTCGTCTGCCTCCCGGTCGGCGTCGATTCCCCGGTGAGACGCGGCGAGCGCGTCGTGGGTGTGGTCGTACAGGGCCTGTTCTGACGCGTCGTCCAGGGTCTCGTCGAGGCGGTCGGTGAGCTCCTCGGCCGCGGTGTCGCCGTCGAGCCCGTGACGTGTGCAGATGTCGGCGTCATCGAGGCCGAATCCACGGAGTACGTCGACGTACTCACGCAGTCGGTCACTCCGGTCGCGGTCGGTCATCGATTGGTTAGCTATCACGGGGGGTGGATATTAACTGTTGGCAGGCGGAAAGCCAGCGACGGCACCGCCGGGACAACGACTATCACGCTCGGCGGCGGCCGTGGTGGTATGAGCCGCGAAGTGACCCACACCGAGGACCGCCCGTACAAGCTCACGCCGGAGGACATCCACGACGAGAAAGGCGACGTGGCCATCTGTCAGTGCGGGCTCTCCGCGACTCGGCCGTTCTGCGACGGCTCGCACAGGGCGACCCACGACGAGGAGGACGGCGTTCGCTACAAGTACGAGAACGACGACGACGGGGGCGAGCGTCGAGCGATAGAAGAGATCGTCTTTCGCGACTAGAACAGGCCCTTGAGCGCGCCGACGAGCCTGCCGATGATGCCGGGCGACTCGGCCGACTCCTTCGAAGCCGGTTGCTCGGTGGGCTCGTCGTCGGCCTTCGGGCCGTCGGCGCTGTCTCCACCGAAGGTAACGGGTTCGGGACCCTGCGACGATTTCGAGCTTGGCCGGGGTGCCGGTTCTGGCTCCGGTTCGGGCTCTGGTTCCGGCTCCGTGGCCGGTTCGGATTCTTCGGCAGGCTCGGATTCCTGGACCGACTCGGGTTCAGCTGCCTGCATCGGCTCGGGTTCCGGTGCCGAAGCCGCCTCGTCCGCCGGTACTGCGTCAGGCTCGGGTTCCTGGGTCAGTTCGGATGCTCGAGTGGCAGCGGGCTCCGGTTCCGGTTCCGGTTCGGGGTCCCTCGCGGCCTCGTCGGCCGTCTCCGGCTCCGAATCCGTGACGGGCTCCACAGGGGTTGGGGCCGCTGCGGGCTCCGGCTCGTCGTCGACCGTCGGCTGGCTCGACGCTTCCTGCGCCGGTTCGCCGGGGTCGGGCGAGTTCGGCGTCAGGTCCGGGTCGTCCTCGACGGGCTCGGGGTCGGCCATCACGAAGCCACCGTCGTCCCTGTCCCCCGTGGGTTCGGAATCGACCGCAGTGGGCTGCCGTTCGGCCTCGGTGGCCTCCGCTTCCGCCGGGGCCTCGGCGGCCGCGACTGGTTCGCTCTCGTCCGACATCTCGATAGGCTCTGGCTCTTGCGCCGGTTCGGTCTCGGCTGCTGGTGTCTCCGAGGACACCGGCTCTGGTTCTGGTTCCGGTTCCGGCTCTGGGTCCGGTTCGGACTCGGGTACCGGCGGCTTCTCGCTGGGCGATGCCGGTTCTTCGACCTCCTCGGGCGTCGACTCGCTCCCCCCGTCGTCCGAGTCGGTGAAGAGGTCCCGAACGCTCTTCCCGGTCGACTGGACCTCGACCCCGGTCTCGCCGCTGGGGTCGGCCGCGGCCTCCATCTCGGAGAAGATTGAATCGAGCGCCGAATCGTCCGCCGTCTCCGGCTCTGCTGTCTCCTCGGTGGGCTCGTCGTCTTCGCTTTCGAGGTCGACCTCGCTCAGGTCGGCCATCCCGTCGCCGAGCCAGCCCTCCGTCGACTCGTCGACGCCGATGTCGCCGTCGCCCGAGCCCGTCGTCCCCGAACCGCTCGTGCTCGTCGAGGCGGCCTGTTTGTCCGCACTGGTGGCGGCCGACGCGGCCTGGGTGGCGAGTTCGGAGACGAATTGGGCGGGTCGCTGGTCGTGCAGGAGCGGTTCGCCGAACGCTTCGATACCGTCGCCGTAGTGTGATTCGAGGGCATCGAGGCGCTTTCCTTCGAACAGGACGAACCGCCAGCGGTCGTCGGCCCAGTTCGACAGCATCGCGAACGTGAGTGGCACGCCATCGAGCAGCCCTTCCTCGACGGCGGCGATGAGTGCCGGGTAGTTGTGCTCTCCGAGCGAGGTGTCCGGGTACGAGAACGAGGTCGCGCGACGGTTCCCGTTCGGGTCTTCGAGCGCGATTCTGAAGGGCTGTGT from Haloarchaeobius sp. HME9146 harbors:
- the sucD gene encoding succinate--CoA ligase subunit alpha — its product is MSVLVDDDSRVIVQGITGGEGKFHTEQMMEYGTNIVAGAVPGKGGEEVNGVPVYDTVQKAAEEHDADTSVIFVPPAFAADAIFEALDAPIDLAVAITEGIPTQDMAKVNKRLSEVDTRLVGPNCPGLITPGEAKLGILPGNIFSSGNVGLVSRSGTLTYQVVSNLTDRGIGQTTAIGIGGDPIIGTDFVDALELFENDPDTEAIVMCGEIGGEDEEEAAAYIDEHVDTPVAGFIAGRTAPPGKRMGHAGAIVSGSGTGTAQSKIDALNDAGVPVGDTPEEVADHIESFL
- a CDS encoding CDGSH iron-sulfur domain-containing protein; protein product: MSREVTHTEDRPYKLTPEDIHDEKGDVAICQCGLSATRPFCDGSHRATHDEEDGVRYKYENDDDGGERRAIEEIVFRD